A single genomic interval of Rhododendron vialii isolate Sample 1 chromosome 3a, ASM3025357v1 harbors:
- the LOC131320977 gene encoding zinc finger protein ZAT5 → MDLQEEFTQIMKGKRTKRPRQSSPLALTMASTSSSSMAEGGSIGGGISENSGGGFDRPATASATNSGELTDHSVEKEVEEDMANCLILLAQGHSHHRQTLKTPERPLVPTTYYQCKTCDRCFPSFQALGGHRASHNKPNKAITNGEEKKPSSSTMLTQEEAQENSASTTLSLQIIPNSRVSPPSGSNTKSRVHECAICGAEFSSGQALGGHMRRHRSAPAIATSCDDQTREVKKSKNVLALDLNLPAPEDEHRESKFVFASKKQVIVFSASPLVDCHY, encoded by the coding sequence ATGGATTTGCAAGAGGAATTCACTCAGATAATGAAAGGAAAGCGCACCAAGCGCCCGAGGCAATCATCGCCGCTAGCCCTAACGATGGCTTCCACCTCCTCATCGAGCATGGCAGAAGGCGGCAGCATCGGTGGTGGCATTAGCGAAAACTCCGGTGGTGGTTTTGACAGGCCCGCCACCGCTTCCGCCACCAACTCGGGCGAATTGACGGACCATAGCGTTGAAAAGGAAGTAGAAGAGGACATGGCTAACTGCTTAATTCTCCTAGCTCAAGGCCACAGCCACCACCGCCAAACCCTAAAAACGCCCGAGCGGCCATTAGTTCCGACAACTTACTATCAGTGCAAGACCTGCGACCGGTGCTTCCCGTCGTTCCAAGCCCTAGGCGGCCACCGAGCCAGCCACAATAAACCCAACAAGGCCATTACAAACGGAGAAGAGAAGAAGCCATCGTCGTCGACGATGTTGACACAGGAAGAGGCTCAGGAAAACAGTGCTAGCACCACTCTTTCCCTTCAAATCATTCCGAATTCTAGGGTTTCGCCGCCTAGCGGCAGTAACACCAAATCTAGGGTCCACGAGTGCGCGATATGCGGTGCGGAGTTTTCGTCCGGTCAGGCTCTAGGGGGTCACATGAGACGACATCGGTCCGCGCCGGCCATTGCTACAAGTTGTGATGATCAGACCAGAGAAGTGAAGAAATCAAAGAATGTTCTAGCCCTAGACCTCAACCTTCCTGCCCCGGAAGACGAACACCGCGAATCGAAATTTGTTTTTGCTTCCAAGAAACAGGTGATCGTCTTCTCCGCGTCTCCTCTGGTTGATTGTCATTACTAG
- the LOC131320976 gene encoding ras-related protein RABC2a: protein MVSSSGQSSSSNNNYDLSFKILLIGDSGVGKSSLLVSFISNSLEDLAPTIGVDFKIKLLTVGGKRLKLTIWDTAGQEKFRTLTSSYYRGAQGIILVYDVMRRETFTNLSDVWAKELDLHSTNQDCVKMLVGNKVDLESERVVSREEGIELAKEHGCLFLECSAKTRENVGQCFEELALKIMEVPSLLEEGSTAVKRNILKQKQDSRKQPSSSCCS from the exons ATGGTGTCGTCGTCGGGgcaaagcagcagcagcaacaacaattACGATCTGTCATTCAAGATCTTGTTGATCGGCGACTCAGGCGTCGGCAAAAGCAGTCTCCTAGTCAGCTTCATTTCTAACTCCCTCGAAGATCTCGCCCCTACCatcg GTGTGGATTTCAAGATCAAGCTGTTGACGGTTGGTGGCAAAAGATTGAAGCTTACAATTTGGGATACTG CTGGACAGGAGAAGTTCAGAACGTTGACTAGCTCTTACTATAGAGGTGCCCAGGGCATTATTCTTG TTTATGATGTGATGCGGAGAGAAACCTTTACAAACTTGTCAGATGTATGGGCTAAAGAACTAGATCTTCACTCCACTAACCAGGATTGCGTTAAAATGCTTGTCGGAAATAAAGTTGATTTA GAATCTGAAAGGGTTGTTAGTAGAGAAGAAGGGATTGAACTTGCAAAAGAGCATGGATGTTTGTTTCTTGAATGTAGTGCTAAAACTCGAGAAAATGTGGGACAATGCTTTGAAGAGCTTGCTTTAAAG ATAATGGAGGTTCCTAGTCTTCTAGAAGAAGGGTCCACAGCAGTTAAGAGAAATATCTTGAAGCAAAAGCAAGATTCCCGAAAGCAACCTAGTAGCAGTTGTTGCTCATGA